Within the Dialister hominis genome, the region GGTAAAATGAAGGTTGGCGTTGTACAGATCGTGCAGCATCCTGCACTGGATGAATCCAACAAGGGCTTTGTCGATGCATTAAATGAAAGCGGCCTGAAGGACAAAATCGAAATAGACCAGCAGAATGCGCAGGGAGATCAGTCGAACCTCAGATCTATTGCTAACAGATTCGTATCTGGCGACTACAAGCTTATTGCGGCCATTTCAACGCCTGCAGCACAGGCTATGGCCAATGCAACAAATAAAATTCCGATCATTTGCACCGCAATTGCAGATTTTGAAAATGCAAAACTGATGAAGTCTGAAAAACAGCCTGACAGCAATGTGACCGGTACTCATGACAGGGGACCGCTCGATAAGCAGGTTGCTTTGATCAAGGAAATTCAGCCTAATATCAAGAAATTAGGAATCATCTATAATTCAAGTGAAATCAATTCAGTGATTCAGGCCCAGAAACTTAAAGATGCCTGCAAGCCATTAGGCATCGATGTCATTGAACTGACCGTAAACAGTGTCAATGATGTACAGCAGGTTGC harbors:
- a CDS encoding ABC transporter substrate-binding protein, yielding MVGKNWKKILAVGICGLMAAGVIAGCGNNSGSSGNSGKMKVGVVQIVQHPALDESNKGFVDALNESGLKDKIEIDQQNAQGDQSNLRSIANRFVSGDYKLIAAISTPAAQAMANATNKIPIICTAIADFENAKLMKSEKQPDSNVTGTHDRGPLDKQVALIKEIQPNIKKLGIIYNSSEINSVIQAQKLKDACKPLGIDVIELTVNSVNDVQQVAEGFLGGKVDAIFVPTDNIIASSIPTLMAVANKEKIPVYGAEQGHVKSGVLASESISFYDIGHRAGEMAAEILKGNKTVKDFPVEGADKSKLYINKNEMDTLGIKIPQSVLDRAEMV